One window of Lacerta agilis isolate rLacAgi1 chromosome 14, rLacAgi1.pri, whole genome shotgun sequence genomic DNA carries:
- the LOC117057840 gene encoding vomeronasal type-2 receptor 26-like produces the protein MEGDMVPQSICTKSCLEGQHKIAIEGNPVCCFACSPCPEGTFSNYTNADRCEKCPEDQYPNPDKTNCIPKSVTFLSFHEPLGIGLAGIAGSLFLITILVLGVFIKNQDTPIVKANNQNLTYTLLVTLMLCFLCSLLFIGQPGKVTCLLRQTTFGIIFSASISCVLAKTVTVVLAFMATKPGNKIRKWNGTKLTNSITLFCTLTQVIICIAWLKSSPPFPDFDFESEANHIVIQCNEGAAPLFYTVLGYMAFLAIVSFSVAFLARKLPDIFNEAKFITFSMLIFCSIWISFIPTYFSTKGKFMVAVEVFSILTSSAGLLGCIFFPKVFIIVMRPDQNTKRKLLKKSNAGTNEL, from the exons ATGGAGGGGGACATG GTTCCACAATCTATCTGCACCAAGAGCTGCCTTGAAGGTCAGCATAAGATAGCCATTGAAGGGAATCCTGTCTGTTGCTTTGCCTGTTCTCCATGCCCAGAAGGAACATTTTCTAACTACACAA ATGCAGATCGTTGTGAGAAATGCCCAGAAGATCAGTACCCAAATCCAGATAAGACAAACTGCATTCCAAAGTCAGTCACATTTTTGTCATTTCATGAGCCTTTGGGGATTGGTTTGGCTGGGATAGCTGGTTCCCTTTTTCTTATCACGATTTTGGTGCTAGGGGTTTTTATTAAGAACCAGGATACTCCCATTGTAAAAGCCAACAATCAGAATCTTACCTACACCCTTCTCGTTACCCTGATGCTCTGCTTTCTTTGTTCCTTGCTGTTTATTGGTCAGCCTGGAAAAGTGacttgccttctccgacaaactaCTTTTGGGATTATATTTTCTGCCTCTATTTCTTGTGTCCTGGCAAAGACTgtcactgtggttctggctttcatggccactaAGCCTGGAAATAAGATTAGGAAATGGAATGGAACAAAATTGACAAACTCCATCACTCTTTTCTGTACCCTTACTCAAGTTATCATCTGCATTGCCTGGCTTAAATCCTCTCCTCCATTCCCTGATTTTGACTTTGAATCTGAGGCTAATCACATAGTAATCCAGTGTAATGAAGGAGCTGCCCCTCTGTTCTACACTGTCCTTGGTTACATGGCCTTTCTTGCTATTGTAAGCTTCTCTGTAGCTTTTCTAGCCAGGAAGCTACCAGAcattttcaatgaagccaagttcatcaccttcagcatgctgatTTTTTGTAGCATCTGGATCTCATTTATTCCCACATATTTCAGCACTAAAGGGAAGTTTATGGTGGCTGTAGAGGTCTTCTCCATTTTAACCTCCAGTGCAGGCTTGCTGGGGTGCATCTTCTTCCCCAAAGTCTTCATTATTGTCATGAGGCCTGACCAGAACACCAAAAGGAAGTTACTAAAGAAATCAAATGCTGGAACAAATGAGTtataa